The following are from one region of the Fusarium verticillioides 7600 chromosome 1, whole genome shotgun sequence genome:
- a CDS encoding UTP-glucose-1-phosphate uridylyltransferase, whose amino-acid sequence MASAIKSALPTHLKPNSGDDQGNERRHGKTRSHMAFENTSTNVAAAQMRNALTNLAETVKDPEQKKLFETEMDNFFALFRRYLNDKAKGNAVDWDRIAPPAQGQVVDYEDLANTESVQFLNKLAVLKLNGGLGTSMGCVGPKSVIEVRDGMSFLDLSVRQIEYLNRTYDVNVPFILMNSFNTNDDTAAIIKKYEGHNVDILTFNQSRYPRVYKDSLLPVPKHNDSPINEWYPPGHGDVFESLYNSGILDKLLERGIEIIFLSNVDNLGAVVDLRILQHMMETNAEYIMELTNKTKADVKGGTIIDYEGSVRLLEIAQVPKEHVNEFKSIKKFKYFNTNNIWLNLKAIKRVVENDELEMEIIPNGKTIPGDKKGESDISIIQLETAVGAAIRHFNNAHGVNVPRRRFLPVKTCSDLMLVKSDLYTLKHGQLQMSAARFGDAPLIKLGGDFKKVSDFQKRIPSIPKVLELDHLTITGAVNLGRGVTLKGTVIIVATEGSTIDIPPGSILENVVVQGSLRLLEH is encoded by the exons ATGGCCAGTGCTATCAAGAGTGCGCTGCCTACCCACCTCAAGCCCAACAGCGGCGATGACCAGGGCAATGAGCGTCGTCATGGCAAGACGCGCAGTCACATG GCTTTCGAGAACACCTCCACCAACGTCGCTGCTGCTCAGATGCGAAATGCTCTGACCAACCTCGCCGAGACCGTCAAGGATCCCGAACAAAAGAAG TTGTTCGAGACTGAGATGGACAATTTCTTCGCCCTTTTCCGACGATACCTTaacgacaaggccaagggcaacGCCGT AGACTGGGATCGCATTGCCCCTCCCGCTCAGGGTCAGGTCGTTGATTACGAGGATCTGGCCAACACCGAGTCTGTCCagttcctcaacaagctggctgttctcaagctcaatggcgGTCTAGGAACCTCCATGGGCTGCGTCGGCCCCAAGTCCGTTATTGAAGTCCGTGACGGCATGTCCTTCCTCGATCTTTCCGTCCGACAGATTGAGTACCTCAACCGTACCTACGATGTTAACGTCCCTTTCATTCTCATGAACTCGTTCAACACAAATGACGACACTGcggccatcatcaagaagtaCGAGGGCCACAACGTCGATATCCTTACCTTCAACCAGTCTCGATATCCCAGAGTGTACAAGGACTCTCTCCTCCCCGTCCCCAAGCACAACGACTCTCCCATCAACGAGTGGTACCCCCCCGGCCACGGTGACGTTTTCGAGTCTCTTTACAACTCTGGCAttctcgacaagcttctcgagcgaGGCATCGAGATCATCTTCCTTTCCAACGTCGACAACCTGGGCGCCGTCGTCGACCTTCGCATCCTCCAGCACATGATGGAGACAAACGCTGAGTACATCATGGAgctcaccaacaagaccaaggccgaCGTCAAGGGTGGTACAATCATCGACTACGAGGGCTCAGTCCGCCTACTCGAAATTGCCCAGGTACCCAAGGAGCATGTCAACGAGTTCAAGtccatcaagaagttcaagtacttcaacaccaacaacatttggctcaacctcaaggccatcaagcgTGTGGTAGAGAACGACGAACTCGAGATGGAGATTATCCCCAATGGCAAGACCATTCCTGGtgacaagaagggcgagTCCGATATTTCTATCATCCAGCTTGAGACCGCTGTCGGTGCGGCTATCCGTCATTTCAACAACGCTCACGGTGTCAACGTTCCCCGTCGACGATTCTTGCCCGTCAAGACCTGTTCCGACTTGATGCTCGTCAAGTCTGACCTTTACACATTGAAGCACGGCCAACTCCAAATGAGCGCCGCTCGCTTCGGTGACGCGCCCCTGatcaagcttggtggtgacttCAAGAAGGTCTCAGACTTCCAGAAGCGAATCCCCTCCATTCCTAaggtgctggagctggatcACCTCACTATCACCGGTGCCGTCAATCTTGGCCGCGGCGTAACGCTCAAGGGCACTGTTATCATCGTCGCGACAGAGGGCAGTACCATCGACATCCCCCCTGGATCGATCCTTGAGAACGTGGTTGTCCAGGGTAGCTTGCGCCTACTCGAACATTAA
- a CDS encoding UTP-glucose-1-phosphate uridylyltransferase, translated as MLQAFENTSTNVAAAQMRNALTNLAETVKDPEQKKLFETEMDNFFALFRRYLNDKAKGNAVDWDRIAPPAQGQVVDYEDLANTESVQFLNKLAVLKLNGGLGTSMGCVGPKSVIEVRDGMSFLDLSVRQIEYLNRTYDVNVPFILMNSFNTNDDTAAIIKKYEGHNVDILTFNQSRYPRVYKDSLLPVPKHNDSPINEWYPPGHGDVFESLYNSGILDKLLERGIEIIFLSNVDNLGAVVDLRILQHMMETNAEYIMELTNKTKADVKGGTIIDYEGSVRLLEIAQVPKEHVNEFKSIKKFKYFNTNNIWLNLKAIKRVVENDELEMEIIPNGKTIPGDKKGESDISIIQLETAVGAAIRHFNNAHGVNVPRRRFLPVKTCSDLMLVKSDLYTLKHGQLQMSAARFGDAPLIKLGGDFKKVSDFQKRIPSIPKVLELDHLTITGAVNLGRGVTLKGTVIIVATEGSTIDIPPGSILENVVVQGSLRLLEH; from the exons ATGCTCCAGGCTTTCGAGAACACCTCCACCAACGTCGCTGCTGCTCAGATGCGAAATGCTCTGACCAACCTCGCCGAGACCGTCAAGGATCCCGAACAAAAGAAG TTGTTCGAGACTGAGATGGACAATTTCTTCGCCCTTTTCCGACGATACCTTaacgacaaggccaagggcaacGCCGT AGACTGGGATCGCATTGCCCCTCCCGCTCAGGGTCAGGTCGTTGATTACGAGGATCTGGCCAACACCGAGTCTGTCCagttcctcaacaagctggctgttctcaagctcaatggcgGTCTAGGAACCTCCATGGGCTGCGTCGGCCCCAAGTCCGTTATTGAAGTCCGTGACGGCATGTCCTTCCTCGATCTTTCCGTCCGACAGATTGAGTACCTCAACCGTACCTACGATGTTAACGTCCCTTTCATTCTCATGAACTCGTTCAACACAAATGACGACACTGcggccatcatcaagaagtaCGAGGGCCACAACGTCGATATCCTTACCTTCAACCAGTCTCGATATCCCAGAGTGTACAAGGACTCTCTCCTCCCCGTCCCCAAGCACAACGACTCTCCCATCAACGAGTGGTACCCCCCCGGCCACGGTGACGTTTTCGAGTCTCTTTACAACTCTGGCAttctcgacaagcttctcgagcgaGGCATCGAGATCATCTTCCTTTCCAACGTCGACAACCTGGGCGCCGTCGTCGACCTTCGCATCCTCCAGCACATGATGGAGACAAACGCTGAGTACATCATGGAgctcaccaacaagaccaaggccgaCGTCAAGGGTGGTACAATCATCGACTACGAGGGCTCAGTCCGCCTACTCGAAATTGCCCAGGTACCCAAGGAGCATGTCAACGAGTTCAAGtccatcaagaagttcaagtacttcaacaccaacaacatttggctcaacctcaaggccatcaagcgTGTGGTAGAGAACGACGAACTCGAGATGGAGATTATCCCCAATGGCAAGACCATTCCTGGtgacaagaagggcgagTCCGATATTTCTATCATCCAGCTTGAGACCGCTGTCGGTGCGGCTATCCGTCATTTCAACAACGCTCACGGTGTCAACGTTCCCCGTCGACGATTCTTGCCCGTCAAGACCTGTTCCGACTTGATGCTCGTCAAGTCTGACCTTTACACATTGAAGCACGGCCAACTCCAAATGAGCGCCGCTCGCTTCGGTGACGCGCCCCTGatcaagcttggtggtgacttCAAGAAGGTCTCAGACTTCCAGAAGCGAATCCCCTCCATTCCTAaggtgctggagctggatcACCTCACTATCACCGGTGCCGTCAATCTTGGCCGCGGCGTAACGCTCAAGGGCACTGTTATCATCGTCGCGACAGAGGGCAGTACCATCGACATCCCCCCTGGATCGATCCTTGAGAACGTGGTTGTCCAGGGTAGCTTGCGCCTACTCGAACATTAA